One Thunnus maccoyii chromosome 14, fThuMac1.1, whole genome shotgun sequence genomic window carries:
- the rasgrp3 gene encoding ras guanyl-releasing protein 3, which yields MGSSTLGKAASLDALLNECIHAFDDNGELQASLLPRSLLLMHRWYVTSSELAGKLLIMYRDCKGDNCQRTRLKICYLMRYWIVTFPAEFNLDLGLIRITEEFRDVAAQLGCEEHFKLIDISTIPSYDWMRKLTQRKKQAKKGKASLLFDHLEPMELAEHLTFLEFKSIRRISFTDYHSYVIHGCLVENPTLERSIALFNGVSQWVQLMVLSKLTPQTRAEVITKYIHVAQKLLQLQNFNTLMAVVGGLSHSSISRLKETHSYLAAEVVRIWSEMTELVSSNNNYSCYRKAFNECQGFKIPILGVHLKDLIAVHVVFPDWVDDSNKVNLVKMQQLYMTFNELVSLQSAVAQVEPNMDLIYLLTLSLDLYYTEDEIYELSLLREPRNPKSLPTSPTTPNKPLAPLDWASGVTTKPDPSVVNKHIRKVVDSVFRNYDHDHDGYISQEDFESIAANFPFLDSFCVLDKDQDGLISKDEMIAYFLRANPLLQCKMGPGFIHNFQEMTYLKPTFCEHCAGFLWGIIKQGYKCKDCGVNCHKQCRELLVLACRKLLRSSSLGSVSPARLTHSSLPSSPALPVCKDEDEVFEFPAVTPAGPALDTQSITLMTGSAQRISVRLQRATTSQATQTEPLWPEHSWGTTDGGSHTFPKMKYRTHRKTSKNKGFARWENQNDGQRQALSSRCSTDSQEKSGISGELVQNGITHRGKNS from the exons GTACCGTGACTGCAAAGGTGACAACTGCCAGAGAACCAGGCTGAAGATTTGTTATTTAATGAG gtacTGGATAGTGACATTCCCTGCGGAGTTCAACCTGGACTTGGGTCTCATCAGGATAACAGAGGAGTTCAGAGACGTGGCTGCTCAGCTCGGCTGTGAGGAGCATTTCAAACTCATCGACATCTCCACCAT CCCATCGTATGACTGGATGCGTAAATTAACCCAGCGGAAGAAACAGGCAAAGAAAGGCAAAGCCTCATTGCTGTTTGACCACCTGGAGCCCATGGAGCTGGCTGAGCATCTCACCTTCCTGGAGTTCAAGTCCATCCGGAGGATATCG TTCACTGATTACCACAGCTATGTGATCCACGGCTGCCTGGTGGAGAACCCGACTCTGGAGCGGTCGATTGCTTTGTTCAATGGAGTCTCGCAGTGGGTCCAGCTCATGGTGCTCAGCAAGCTAACACCTCAGACCAGAGCAGAGGTCATCACCAAATACATCCATGTGGCTCAG AAACTTCTGCAGCTGCAGAACTTCAACACTCTGATGGCAGTGGTGGGGGGGCTGAGCCACAGCTCCATTTCTCGACTGAAGGAGACTCACTCTTATCTAGCTGCAGAGGTCGTGAGG ATCTGGAGCGAGATGACGGAGCTGGTCTCTTCCAACAACAACTACTCCTGCTACCGCAAGGCCTTCAATGAGTGCCAGGGTTTTAAAATCCCCATCCTGGGCGTGCACCTCAAGGACCTCATTGCAGTACATGTGGTCTTTCCTGACTGGGTTGATGACAGTAATAAGGTTAACCTGGTGAAGATGCAGCAGCTCTACATGACCTTCAATGAGCTGGTGTCATTGCAGAGCGCAGTGGCCCAAGTGGAGCCCAACATGGACCTCATCTACCTGCTAACG CTTTCTTTAGACCTTTATTACACAGAAGATGAAATTTATGAGCTGTCATTGCTAAGGGAACCACGCAACCCCAAATCATTG CCTACCTCTCCAACAACTCCCAACAAGCCCCTGGCTCCACTGGACTGGGCCTCCGGTGTCACCACCAAACCAGACCCCTCTGTGGTCAACAAACACATCAGGAAAGTGGTGGAT TCTGTGTTCAGGAATTATGACCATGACCATGATGGCTATATTTCTCAAGAAGACTTTGAGAGCATCGCTGCTAACTTTCCTTTCCTGGACTCCTTCTGCGTTTTGGACAAAGATCA aGATGGTTTGATCAGTAAGGATGAGATGATAGCATATTTCCTTCGAGCTAACCCACTGCTCCAGTGTAAGATGGGACcaggattcatccataactTCCAGGAGATGACGTACCTGAAGCCCACCTTCTGTGAACATTGTGCTGGATTT CTCTGGGGAATCATCAAACAGGGCTACAAGTGCAAAG ACTGCGGTGTTAACTGTCATAAACAATGTCGGGAGCTGCTGGTTCTGGCCTGTCGGAAGCTGCTCCGCTCCAGCTCTCTGGGCAGTGTCTCCCCTGCCAGACTGACTCACAGCTCACTGCCCAGCAGCCCCGCACTGCCCGTCTGTAAAG ACGAGGATGAGGTGTTTGAGTTCCCAGCTGTCACACCAGCAGGTCCGGCTCTGGACACTCAGTCCATCACCCTGATGACTGGCTCAGCCCAGAGAATCTCTGTGCGCCTGCAGAGGGCCACCACCAGCCAGGCCACCCAGACTGAGCCCCTGTGGCCCGAACACAGCTGGGGGACCACGGACGGTGGCTCCCACACATTCCCCAAAATGAAATACCGGACTCACAGGAAGACCTctaaaaataaaggttttgcACGCTGGGAAAACCAGAATGACGGTCAGCGGCAGGCACTTTCCTCACGGTGCAGCACAGACTCTCAGGAGAAGTCAGGCATCTCTGGAGAGCTTGTACAGAACGGCATCACACACAGAGGGAAG